From Agarivorans sp. Alg241-V36, the proteins below share one genomic window:
- the ruvA gene encoding Holliday junction branch migration protein RuvA — protein MIATIKGTLEEKVPPFVLIDVAGVGYEIQLPMNCFYQLPELGESVRLLTHFIVREDAQLLYGFHDKASRSLFRELIKVNGIGPKVALAILSGLSCEQFVFAVKHEDLSSLVKVPGIGKKTAERLLVEMKDRLKNWNVELPETPISDSLSSHGDLPLHASVDPKDEAIAALESLGYKGNQADKLVKQVWTSGMSSEELIREALKAAL, from the coding sequence GTGATCGCTACCATTAAAGGTACCTTAGAAGAAAAAGTCCCACCGTTCGTTCTAATTGACGTAGCCGGAGTTGGCTACGAGATTCAATTACCCATGAACTGTTTTTATCAATTACCTGAACTGGGTGAGTCAGTGCGCTTATTAACTCACTTTATCGTGCGTGAAGATGCTCAGTTACTTTATGGCTTTCATGATAAAGCTTCTCGCTCATTATTTAGAGAATTGATAAAGGTAAATGGTATTGGTCCTAAAGTAGCCTTAGCCATTCTATCGGGCTTAAGCTGTGAGCAGTTTGTGTTTGCCGTAAAACATGAAGACTTATCAAGTTTGGTTAAAGTACCGGGCATTGGTAAAAAAACGGCGGAACGCTTATTGGTCGAAATGAAAGACCGCTTGAAAAACTGGAATGTAGAACTTCCAGAAACTCCAATTAGTGATAGTCTAAGTAGCCACGGCGATTTACCCTTACACGCAAGTGTAGATCCTAAAGATGAAGCTATCGCAGCACTAGAATCTTTGGGTTACAAAGGTAACCAAGCGGATAAGTTGGTGAAACAAGTGTGGACCAGTGGCATGAGCAGTGAAGAGCTGATCAGAGAAGCCTTAAAAGCGGCACTGTAA
- the ruvB gene encoding Holliday junction branch migration DNA helicase RuvB gives MIEADRLVAATPIVEEETVDRAIRPKKLEDYTGQQAVVEQLEIFIEAARRRDDALDHLLIFGPPGLGKTTLANIVANELDVNIKTTSGPVLEKAGDLAALLTNLEPGDVLFIDEIHRLSAVVEEVLYPAMEDYQLDIMIGEGPAARSIKLDLPPFTLIGATTRAGMLTSPLRDRFGIVQRLEFYKTKDLADIVKRSAHYLNLDLDEEGAWEVAKRSRGTPRIANRLLRRVRDFADVKFDGKVTQQVAAQALDLLSVDSAGFDYMDTKLLKAITETFAGGPVGLDNLAAAIGEDKETIEDVLEPFLIQQGFLQRTPRGRIASDKAYLHLGLDLPKR, from the coding sequence ATGATTGAAGCTGACCGTTTAGTAGCAGCCACGCCAATAGTAGAAGAAGAGACGGTTGATCGTGCGATTCGACCTAAAAAGCTTGAAGATTACACCGGTCAACAAGCGGTTGTAGAGCAGCTGGAAATATTTATTGAAGCCGCTCGTCGTCGTGATGATGCTTTAGATCATCTACTTATATTTGGCCCTCCAGGCCTGGGTAAAACCACTTTAGCTAATATTGTGGCTAATGAGTTAGATGTAAATATTAAAACCACTTCTGGACCGGTGTTAGAAAAGGCCGGTGATTTGGCGGCGCTGTTAACTAATCTAGAGCCTGGCGATGTTTTGTTTATCGACGAAATCCATCGTTTAAGCGCTGTAGTAGAAGAAGTGCTTTACCCGGCTATGGAAGACTATCAGTTGGATATCATGATAGGCGAGGGCCCTGCAGCACGGTCAATTAAATTAGACTTACCTCCCTTTACTCTAATTGGTGCTACTACCCGCGCAGGTATGCTGACTTCGCCTTTACGAGACCGATTTGGCATTGTGCAACGCTTAGAGTTTTACAAAACTAAGGACTTGGCCGATATCGTCAAAAGAAGTGCCCATTATCTCAATTTAGACTTAGATGAAGAAGGCGCTTGGGAAGTGGCAAAACGTTCTCGAGGCACTCCGCGTATTGCAAATCGTTTGTTACGCAGAGTGCGCGATTTTGCCGATGTTAAGTTTGACGGAAAGGTAACTCAGCAAGTTGCTGCCCAAGCTCTTGATTTGTTGAGTGTAGACAGTGCTGGTTTTGACTACATGGATACTAAGTTGCTTAAAGCGATAACCGAGACTTTTGCTGGTGGGCCAGTAGGTTTAGATAATTTAGCCGCTGCAATTGGCGAAGATAAAGAAACCATTGAAGATGTACTAGAACCATTCTTAATTCAACAGGGTTTTTTGCAGCGTACTCCTCGCGGACGTATCGCTAGTGATAAAGCCTATTTACACCTCGGTTTAGACCTTCCTAAACGATAA